The following coding sequences are from one Amphiprion ocellaris isolate individual 3 ecotype Okinawa chromosome 19, ASM2253959v1, whole genome shotgun sequence window:
- the cdipt gene encoding CDP-diacylglycerol--inositol 3-phosphatidyltransferase translates to MAQENIFLFVPNLIGYARVVLALLSFYLMPCCPWPAVFCYMLSALLDAFDGHAARALNQCTKFGAMLDMLTDRCATMCLLVNLSLLYPSFTFLFQISMCLDIASHWLHLHSSMMKGSGSHKTIDLSGNPILRLYYTSQPVLFVMCAGNELFFCLLYLMHHIEEPAAWFYWLQGLCGIICLLKSAISLLHLITASQNMVALDAAEREKVAKTQ, encoded by the exons ATGGCGCAGGAGAACATTTTCCTCTTCGTTCCGAATCTAATCG GTTACGCCCGTGTAGTTCTGGCCCTGCTGTCCTTCTACCTGATGCCCTGCTGTCCGTGGCCGGCCGTCTTCTGCTACATGCTCAGCGCTCTGCTGGACGCCTTCGACGGTCACGCTGCCCGAGCGCTCAACCAGT GCACTAAGTTTGGGGCGATGTTGGACATGCTGACGGACCGATGTGCCACCATGTGTCTGCTGGTCAACCTGTCGCTGCTCTACCCGTCCTTCAccttcctgttccagatcagcATGTGTCTGGACATCGCCAGCCACTGGCTTCACCTGCACAG CTCTATGATGAAAGGATCAGGGAGTCATAAGACCATCGACCTGTCTGGAAACCCCATCCTCAGGCTCTACTACACCTCCCAG CCGGTGCTGTTTGTGATGTGTGCTGGAAACGAACTcttcttctgtctgctttacCTGATGCATCACATCGAGGAACCTGCAG CGTGGTTCTACTGGCTGCAGGGTCTCTGTGGAATCATCTGCCTGCTGAAGTCGGCCATCAGTCTGCTGCATCTCATCACCGCCTCCCAGAACATGGTCGCCCTGGACGCCGCCGAGCGGGAGAAGGTCGCCAAGACGCAGTGA
- the LOC111585670 gene encoding myc-associated zinc finger protein → MDTSWSNFLFQTPSTQNQPETQLQSELLPDLTGAAQSPPAEHIVAPPSTVDTAALSEEPLPVKPLTKPSRPAHICATCNKEFKNSYNLRRHQSVHTGIKMKDRAAREKEDGAKAGRLEKQTVPLSLLHLTLPPQPPPQPAANAAALPQPGQLTNQEGQPVSVSIAPATVTMAAPPQPIQAAVVVVGSMEQNPNPAPIANTNQVRKNHACEACGKAFRDVYHLNRHRLSHSDEKPYSCPICQQRFKRKDRMSYHVRSHQGGVEKPYVCPHCAKAFSRPDHLNSHVRQVHSTERPFKCTTCTSAFATRDRLRAHLIRHEEKVPCHICGKLLSAAYITDHMRVHNQSQHHACHLCNRSFTTLTYLRVHAQKHHGQEWKESGGARGGFGGTSAGGILLCQLCGVQCKTATQLQGHMGTHANQGDPGPDPTSAGPVGTTSVAVTVSSASTVGLLVTDCSSIAPQPHS, encoded by the exons ATGGACACCTCCTGGAGCAATTTCCTCTTTCAG ACGCCGTCGACTCAGAACCAGCCGGAGACGCAGCTGCAGTCGGAGCTGCTGCCGGATCTGACCGGCGCCGCTCAGAGTCCTCCGGCTGAACACATCGTGGCGCCGCCGTCCACCGTCGACACCGCCGCCCTGAGCGAGGAGCCGCTGCCGG TGAAACCTCTGACCAAACCGAGCCGTCCGGCCCACATCTGCGCCACCTGCAACAAGGAGTTCAAGAACAGCTACAACCTGCGGCGGCACCAGTCGGTCCACACCGGCATCAAGATGAAGGACCGGGCGGCGCGGGAGAAGGAGGACGGGGCGAAGGCGGGTCGTCTGGAGAAGCAGACGGTGCCGCTGTCCCTCCTCCACCTCACCCTCCCCCCGCAGCCTCCCCCACAGCCCGCCGCCAACGCCGCCGCCCTCCCCCagccgggtcagctgaccaaccAGGAGGGCCAGCCGGTGTCCGTGTCCATCGCCCCGGCAACCGTCACCATGGCTGCACCGCCTCAGCCCATCCAGGCGGCCGTTGTCGTCGTCGGGTCCATGGAGCAG AATCCAAACCCCGCCCCCATCGCCAACACCAACCAGGTGAGGAAGAACCACGCCTGCGAGGCCTGTGGGAAGGCCTTCAGAGACGTCTACCACCTGAACCGACACCGGCTGTCGCACTCGGACGAGAAGCCCTACTCCTGCCCCATCTGCCAGCAGCGCTTCAAGAGGAAAGACCGGATGAGCTACCACGTCCGCTCGCACCAGGGCGGCGTCGAGAAGCCCTACGTCTGCCCGCACTGCGCCAAGGCCTTCTCCAG aCCGGATCATCTGAACAGTCACGTCCGACAGGTTCACTCCACAGAGAGACCCTTCAAGTGCACG ACGTGCACGTCGGCGTTCGCCACTCGGGATCGTCTTCGAGCTCACCTGATTCGCCACGAGGAGAAGGTTCCGTGTCACATCTGCGGGAAGCTGCTGTCGGCCGCTTACATCACCGACCACATGAGAGTCCACAACCAATCACAGCACCATGCCTGCCACCTCTGCAACCGCA GCTTCACCACGCTCACCTACCTGCGGGTCCACGCCCAGAAGCACCACGGTCAGGAGTGGAAGGAGAGCGGCGGGGCTCGGGGTGGGTTCGGCGGGACCAGTGCCGGCGGCATCCTGCTCTGTCAGCTCTGCGGCGTCCAGTGTAAGACGGCCACGCAGCTGCAGGGTCACATGGGCACCCACGCCAACCAGGGCGACCCGGGGCCCGACCCGACCAGCGCCGGACCCGTCGGCACCACCAGCGTGGCCGTCACCGTGTCCAGCGCCAGCACAGTGGGACTGCTGGTTACTGACTGCTCCAGTATCGCCCCACAGCCACACAGCTAG